A genomic segment from Castor canadensis chromosome 1, mCasCan1.hap1v2, whole genome shotgun sequence encodes:
- the Znf214 gene encoding LOW QUALITY PROTEIN: zinc finger protein 214 (The sequence of the model RefSeq protein was modified relative to this genomic sequence to represent the inferred CDS: inserted 1 base in 1 codon; substituted 1 base at 1 genomic stop codon), with protein MIMQDGSNIEDVTVIFTWEEWKFLDSSQRNLYWQVMWENYTNVISIENLNDSYLPQEERSKYLEYENFSCWKTWKDTGPQIYENQNYKEFVQRVDSKDIKQRDLSLCQEWLMVSTQVPEYGNCELSFEGKSPRSSKCKKILPCQSSATKNIQECNREVYMCDSRGFQGNRCHVGMSRKNLSMEKEQKFIVQHSYIPVEEELPKYIGQVCQNDLWKDSLEKKYRGCNKCREAYYWNLQGVLHKTNQLGEKLCEYSISIACFSQRPHLYRHPGIHMGKKLYQCDEIGSDFRQSLGIHSYQRVHKGEISICNACGKSFSQISCLHNHQRVHKEEKLYKFECDEDLSRNSLLYIHQRCHIXEKPFKCNQCGKSFSRSSVLHVHQRIHTGEKPYKCDECGKSFSQSSNLQIHQLVHTGKKFCKCDDCDKGFTQHSNPQIHQRVHRGEKPYKCDDCGKDFSHSSDLRIHQRVHTGEKSYTCHKCGKGFSKSSKLHTHQRVHTVEKPYKCEECGKGFSHSSNLHIHQRVHPGEKPYQCAKCDKRFSHSSALXIHQRVHMEEKIFNCHGYDKGFDQNSHLHNNHRRETLQIL; from the exons ATGATAATGCAGG ATGGCAGTAACATTGAAGATGTAACTGTTATTTTTACCTGGGAGGAGTGGAAATTTCTGGATTCTTCCCAAAGAAATCTCTACTGGCAGGTCATGTGGGAGAATTACACAAATGTCATTTCCATAG AAAACTTGAATGATAGTTATTTGCCGCAAGAAGAAAGATCTAAATACTTGGAATATGAAAATTTTTCCTGCTGGAAAACCTGGAAGGACACTGGTCCTCAGATATATGAGAATCAGAACTATAAGGAATTTGTTCAAAGGGTAGATTCCAAAGACATAAAGCAACGAGACCTTTCCCTGTGTCAGGAATGGTTAATGGTCTCTACACAAGTACCAGAGTATGGGAACTGTGAACTAAGTTTTGAAGGTAAAAGCCCCAGGAGCTCAAAATGCAAAAAGATTTTACCATGCCAGTCCTCAGCaacaaaaaatattcaagaatGTAATAGAGAAGTCTACATGTGTGATTCACGTGGTTTTCAAGGGAACAGGTGCCATGTTGGCATGTCCAGGAAAAATCTCTCTATGGAAAAAGAACAGAAGTTCATAGTTCAGCATTCCTACATCCCAGTGGAGGAAGAGCTTCCAAAGTACATTGGACAGGTATGCCAAAATGACCTATGGAAAGATTCCCTGGAAAAGAAATACCGTGGATGTAATAAATGTAGAGAAGCTTATTATTGGAACTTACAGGGTGTTCTCCATAAGACAAATCAACTTGGAGAAAAGCTCTGTGAATATTCCATCAGCATAGCATGCTTCTCTCAAAGACCACATTTGTACAGACATCCAGGAATCCACATGGGTAAGAAACTGTACCAATGTGATGAAATTGGCAGTGACTTCAGGCAGAGCTTGGGAATTCACTCTTACCAGAGAGTTCACAAAGGGGAGATTTCTATCTGTAATGCATGTGGTAAGAGTTTCAGTCAAATCTCTTGTCTTCACAATCATCAAAGAGTCCACAAAGAAGAGAAACTTTATAAATTTGAGTGTGATGAAGACCTCAGTAGAAATTCATTACTTTACATTCACCAGAGATGTCACA GAGAGAAACCTTTTAAGTGCAATCAGTGTGGTAAGAGTTTTAGTCGGAGCTCAGTACTTCATGTCCATCAGAgaatccacactggagaaaaaccataCAAGTGTGATGAGTGTGGTAAGAGCTTCAGTCAGAGCTCAAATCTTCAAATTCATCAGTTAGTCCACACAGGAAAGAAGTTCTGTAAGTGTGATGACTGTGATAAGGGCTTTACCCAGCACTCAAATCCTCAAATTCATCAGAGAGTGCACAGAGGAGAGAAGCCTTATAAATGTGATGACTGTGGAAAAGACTTCAGTCACAGCTCAGATCTTCGCATTCACCAGAGAGTCCACACAGGGGAGAAATCCTATACTTGTCATAAATGTGGGAAGGGCTTCAGCAAAAGTTCAAAGCTTCATACTCATCAAAGAGTACATACTGTAGAGAAACCTTATAAATGTGAAGAGTGTGGAAAGGGCTTTAGTCACAGTTCTAATCTTCACATCCACCAGAGGGTCCATCCAGGAGAAAAGCCTTATCAGTGTGCAAAATGTGATAAGCGTTTCAGTCACAGCTCAGCTCTTTGAATTCACCAAAGAGTCCACATGGAGGAGAAGATTTTTAATTGCCATGGGTATGATAAGGGATTTGATCAGAATTCACATCTTCACAATAATCACAGAAGAGAGACCTTACAAATCTTATAA